The nucleotide sequence CCACGCGGTCGCAGCGATCGACGCGACGAGCTTCGCGACGGAGTCCTCTCCGGCGATGCCGGTCGACTCGGTGACGACCGATGCGACGGCCGAGACCGGGTGCTCGAACACGACCCGAGCGGTCAGCCAGGCGAGCACGGTCCCGATGAAGAACGCGAGCGCGCCGAACACGTAGCGCAGTGCGGGCCCGACGATGGACAGCGCGGCGCCGAGCGCCAGCACGGCGAGGCTCAGCGGCGCCAGAACCGGCACCGCCGACGCGCCCGGCACGTCGAGGACGTGATGGGCGGCGTCCTGCAGTTCGACCGTGAGCCACGTCTGCGTCGACGAGATCACGCCGAGCGCGCCGCATAGCACGACGATCACGACGGAGAGCAGTCGCGCCCTGCGGATCACGCGTCCGGCTCCGGGCCGCGCACGGCGCCGAGGTCGCGACCGTCGAAGCACGTGCGGGTGCCGGTGTGGCACGCGGCGCCTACCTGCTCGACCTCGACGAGGATGGTGTCGCCGTCGCAGTCGAGGCTGGCTCCGCGCACCAGCTGGATGTGCCCCGACGTATCCCCCTTGCGCCAGTACTCCTGCCGGGAGCGCGACCAGAAGGTGACGCGGCCGTCGGTGAGCGTGCGGCGGAGGGCTTCGGCATCCATCCATCCGAGCATGAGGACTTCGCGGGTGTCCCACTGCTGGATGATCGCGGCGACGAGGCCGTCGCCGTTGAAGG is from Microbacterium sp. LWH3-1.2 and encodes:
- a CDS encoding Trp biosynthesis-associated membrane protein → MIRRARLLSVVIVVLCGALGVISSTQTWLTVELQDAAHHVLDVPGASAVPVLAPLSLAVLALGAALSIVGPALRYVFGALAFFIGTVLAWLTARVVFEHPVSAVASVVTESTGIAGEDSVAKLVASIAATAWPAVTLVVGVVLVAAGVFVLATAHSWSRTGRRYRTDEAAKAAPATGSTARSGDGPRPHDAAGSRAIDDWDDLSRGEDPTA
- the hisI gene encoding phosphoribosyl-AMP cyclohydrolase, coding for MGTLDERIARVTFNGDGLVAAIIQQWDTREVLMLGWMDAEALRRTLTDGRVTFWSRSRQEYWRKGDTSGHIQLVRGASLDCDGDTILVEVEQVGAACHTGTRTCFDGRDLGAVRGPEPDA